The stretch of DNA GCGGAGTTCACGCCACGCTTCGCGCCGAATGTCCCATTCGGGGAAAGTGTGGGATGAGTCTCAGAAGCCCTGATCGTCTTTGGAATTCGGCGAAGCGCATGCCTACGGTCGTGACCGCTCGTCACCGCGAGCCCCGGCTGCCGCAACGCCGAATCCTGCCAGCGGCCGCACGGGAACAGTCGTCGCGTCAAGCGCCGTGGGCAGGAGCGGGGGACCCAAGGTAAGTGCCGCGCCGGGCAGTTGACCGGAGCGGCTAGGGGTGGAGCCGTGCCTCGTGTACGAGGCACGGCCGGGCAACTCAACCGGCCCGAACCCGACAGCTCACCTCGCAGGCGTCGGTGAGGGGATCCATCCATGCTGTTCTCCAGCAAGGGCAAGCATCGCCGTACGTCCAGGACCACCCGTGTCATCGCGCTCGCCGGTGTCGCCGGCGCCGCAGTCGCCGCCCCGCTGATGGCGGTCGGCGACGCCTCCGCCGCCACCGCCTCCGAGTGGGACGCGGTCGCCCAGTGCGAGTCCGGCGGCAACTGGTCCATCAACACCGGCAACGGCTTCTACGGCGGCCTCCAGTTCACCAACTCCACCTGGGCCGGGTACGGCGGCACCGCCTACGCGTCGCGCGCCGACCTGGCCTCCAAGTCGCAGCAGATAGCCGTCGCCGAGAAGGCCCTCGCGGGCCAGGGCAAGGGTGCCTGGCCGGTCTGCGGCAAGGGCCTGTCCGGCGCCGCCTACACCGGCGGCGCCCCCTCGTCCTCGTCGTCGGCCTCGTCTTCGGCGGCGGCCCCGTCCTCGTCGTCGAGCGGCAGCTCCGCCAAGAGCACCACCACCCGCTCGACCGAGCAGCAGGCCGCCAACCGCTCCGCGACGCGTCCCGCCCCGAGCAGGACCGTCACCACGCCCACCGGCGAGAAGGTCAAGAAGGGCGACGGCGAGTACAAGGTGGTCGCCGGCGAC from Streptomyces sp. 6-11-2 encodes:
- a CDS encoding transglycosylase family protein, encoding MLFSSKGKHRRTSRTTRVIALAGVAGAAVAAPLMAVGDASAATASEWDAVAQCESGGNWSINTGNGFYGGLQFTNSTWAGYGGTAYASRADLASKSQQIAVAEKALAGQGKGAWPVCGKGLSGAAYTGGAPSSSSSASSSAAAPSSSSSGSSAKSTTTRSTEQQAANRSATRPAPSRTVTTPTGEKVKKGDGEYKVVAGDTLSSIAAQHGVQGGWKKLFELNKNIVDNADLIYPGQQLHLK